The Notolabrus celidotus isolate fNotCel1 chromosome 19, fNotCel1.pri, whole genome shotgun sequence DNA window tgtgtgtgttcagagcgCTCTGGATGTGACGGAGACGTTCAAGCAGCAGAAGGTGAAGCTGGTCCAGGAGGGTTTTAATCCGGACGTCACTCAggatcctctcttcttcttgagCGTCTCTCGTCAGGATTATATTCCCCTCACGGCGTCGCTCTACGACGACGTGATTTCAGGACGGATTAAgttataaacatttaaacacaggTTCTCTCATAAACATCCATACATGACCAGAGAAGCTGAAGGTGAAACATTTAAATGACCACATTTTTCTAACCCAATCCATCTTTCTAACTCTTTATATTAATGATGATTTATCAGCATTTATACTCAAGTATCAACTTTTATACAGGAATGAGATTAAAACTATTTAATATAAATACTAAAACTAAAGTGAACTTAGCCACCGTGAACTGACAAACTGTTtatatgaacattttaaagcctCAGGTTTTGCGTGTTGGCCGTCGCCTTCTTCCTTTCTGAAGCAGAGACCGACCGGATCAGGaccaaaagacaaaacacatcaCAACATCTTTTATATCTCTAAATCAAACCAGGATTTAAAGCCTTAAATCAAGATGATTGTACAAACTTTAGATGCTAAATTTAAGCACAATTGCCTTAAACTAACCTCTGATTTTTAGAAAAAcaatcaattttatttatttttttatgattttaaggGATCAGGTTTTGCAGAGCAACTCAAGTATAACACAATACTAACAGGTCGCCTGTCAAAGGTAACCCTATCCTTAATCCTACCCTgctttactctattttattattttggtttagttaattaatttattttacttttgtttatttttactattgttttattttttcctgctttgctttattttgcattatttcatttttcagtttagtttatttttaggtttattattttgtttagttcagttaattattttattctgttttattttttagtttattCTAGTTTATAatttcactttgtttcattttttagttagtttagattattatttatttattttatttgattgcattatttttattttattgcattatttcatttcatttcacataatttgatttgatttcactTTACTTCAGTAGGATCTTCATTAGCTGTCACATGTCAGCATCTCTTCTtcctgagatccttcacagctCTACAGTAGTgacactttctgcattttaactctaaatataacttttaacaTTATAATACATGTAACAGCCGTTTTTACAAAACATGAcatcacaaaaaaaaggaatacttcctgctctctgtgactgTAAATGGACCATCATTCACTAAATGAACACCACGCTGTGCTGAAGAAGAAACTACAGATTAAGACCAGAAACTCAttagtgtttactgagggaacaaatcagctgaggaggaggaggaggattttcagacgccccctgctggacatcaGGGAGAATGCAGGTTACAACACCTGAAATcagcctgtgttttaaaccccTCACCTTCAATCAGGCAGGTCGATGAATGCTTCATTTCACTCCTGAAATCTCTCTTAGGAACACTTCAGCTCAGTAAACACAGGTAGTCTTAACATTAGACGTAAGAACTCATCATTAAACCCTGGGGTAAACTCACTGTTTACTGCAGCTCACAAAAAATCACTTGAGAgaacaaataaagaacaaagaaCAGGTGGACCACACAATATAAACTgaccaaataaataataataaacctaaaattatttaaaactaTGAACACCAAGACTCACCATGCACACtgaattactgcaggaaaatcaGGGTGAGTGATTCTATAATACCAATGTTTACTGTGCATCGAGCAGGTGCAGATAATAGTTTAGTGACCACCGCACAGTGACATGTGGTTATGTAGAGTTTTTAATAAACTTGTGATTATTTTCTCTCAGTTTTCATCAGATTTGAATAATTTCCTGACATTTCAAACTCCAGCCTTTGTGTTGAAAGAACAGTAAATTATACTGAAGACTATAAACACTGTAAACATTCCCTTTTACAaagttcatgtttttgtatttatgtttactcAGCTTGTTTTGGGCAAATTGTAGATTAATTGTAGATCTGTGccttaaaggaataaaaaaaattgttattcTCACAACGTTTCTGCTGAATTCATTCAAGATTTAGGGTTGATGTTATTGTTGCACCTTGTGGTAGAAATAAAGTGATattattaaacatatttttaattaaaatctaCAAAAGTCCTCAGGGGACATGCATCCAAacattttattcactatgttttACCTTCATGACAAGTTATTTCCATTTTTTGGGATTTCTTCTTACTGGTCTTGTTATATCAATAAACACCCGAcaataaacaaattaattaGTCTTGATATGTATTAAtaacagaggttgtttcctcgTTACAGTCCTGCctatattgtttattgttttgttttattgcataCTGTCTTCTCTTATATTAAGTCTGTGATATTGTTCAATAAAtaagacttcttcttcttcttattattattattattattattattattattattattattattattattaataataactatttattattattattattattattattattattattatcattattattattattattattattattattattattattattattattattattataacagtgCCCCGTTATTTTAAGGGAACCAGTATTCAGGTTAAAATCTCAAGAGGCTAATATTTATTATCTGATTTATTAATTCATGGATATTTTTAGTCTAATTTGTTCTAACTATCATTTTAAattgctttctttttaaagcagcaTATTTACGGTTTGTCACTAGTGGGCTACGCTTTATGCTGATGCTTTTGCTCAAATTAAATTCCTAACAGATAAACAAAGCTCTcggaattaaaaaaacaactgcgATAACTTACTTTttatcaaagaaaacacacagcttTGTTTTCTCTAGATGATGAGATAAATAATTCACAAACTCTAGAACACAAATAAATTAACTCTGTCACAGGAAAAACAGTTAttttttgataataataataatgataaatactAGTAGTTTacacaattaaaataagttattaaTATTGGGAACTTCGAGCCATAGTAGGGACAATACTACAGGTTGTGTCCTTGTCAGATACAATTatgaatatattaaataaataaaataaaatatatgaacaAATGGCGGCTTTGGGCTTCTGTACAAACCCGATAATATCATATATTTGGTTGTGTGCTGTGGGCTATTAAATCACTCAGCATGCCAACACcgtaaaccaggggtgtcaaacttgtggcccgtgggccaaaccggcacgccagaggttccaatccggcccgcggaatgactttgcaaagtgaaaaaattacagagaagacattaactgcaatttttcaataaaagtaactactatttcaaattagtCCTCTGGgtgtcacataaaatcatagtgctgatggaatGCAAGTGAGAAAATAggttacttgctgtttgcataatcgggttgagattcataaagactttttagagcactataagatgatccactaactattAACACCAGCACTACACCCCAGCATAAAACACTGTCCAGCAAACTGTTCACACTGAGGggggagctgaggggtccaaaataatcatctttaccttcattattataatctttgttgttttgcagtaaacattacactctgtgtcagatgaatgggtaacctgtgtgtttggtgtgttcgcagcaggtttcagtacttaaagagtaaaatattcagcccactatgagactcatcatggcaaaaaatacaacaactgtttttttaatttatttttttaatactttatttttgtaaacaggCATAGTTAGACagcacagctcagtgaaacagaaacagtaggTAATCTAGAAATCTTTGTTATAATAGTGGAAATACAGTCAGTTCATACAGTAATGGCTTATTAATCCCTCAATGCTACGTACACAGTCCATTTTTCccagtaatgcaaacatttttctgctcTAAGGTTTAGTGAGTAGGTAATTCTTTCCATATTTTCAATACTAGACACGATTTCtatccattcagtctctgttggAGGATTGGGTTGCAGCCACTTTCGTGTCACGGCCTTTTTGCTGGCTGCTAGTAAAATCTTTATGAAGTATTTATCCTTAACTGAGAGGTGGGCTGTGATGTTACCTAGATAAATTGATGAGAATGAGCAGTCAATCCCTGCTccaacaacagctgtttttgtagaaagatagttcattaaatgtgcacatttacagaatgtacttgtacttttttgcactaaaacaaagggaaacatgtaGAGTTgctgttatttatagattactatgttatgattttactggctgtatgtggcccctgaactgaaatgagtttgaggCCCCTGCCGTAAACCTAAACAAACAAATGCTCTAAATAAAGTCTATCAATGTGAAATTATAGACtaaaagattttttaaaagtaattaaaCCTTATTATTCCCTCACTTcgtattattttaaatgatgttttaaAGCAGAAGTCGGATCTTAGGACCTCTACAGTCTGTCCGGTCTCTCCCGGTAGTGGGAGGAGTCACGGTTGAGGAGACGTGGCAACAGATGACGTCATCACAGTGCGCCGTCGGTTCGTCCATGGTTGTTCTGAGCTAATCCAGCTAGCAGGTGAGTTCACCGGCCGTTTGTGTTTTAACGTGAAAACAGGGACACCGATGAACCGGGATCTTTTAGATGTTGAATGAAGACATAAAACTGAACcggtctgtttttaaataattatatatTAAAGCTGCGCGAGCTCAGGGTGCCTGTACACGTGTACAGGTGAGGTGTAAACTGCTGCGGATCGAGCTGAAGGAGATAAATAAATCGATTATATATCAGGTTTAAACAAACAGGCACAGATAGTGAAGGGTTAATGAAGAAGGGTCTAAACTGGGTGATCTTAAACAAAGGTTTCATTCTTTAAGGACCAGAGTTTAAGGTGAGAACACCTGGTGTGAGAGAGCAGGGACAGGTACCTGTGATGTTTGTTTAAGACTGTTAATTACAACAATCAATCAGTTATCACTGATAATTAACACTCTCAGTGTGATCCTGGAAgcatctgtttttgttgttgttgttgtttttagtgttggTGCCAGTGCCctgtgtgtgaaatgtaaacaaacaatgtgctgattGTGCAAAACagtggtttaaaaaaacacctggaaGAACATCTCtccttaaaaacagacatgactctgtagtggaaatcactgcattaaaaacagacatgactctgtagtggaagtcactgcattaaaaacagacatgactctgtagtggaaatcactgcattaaaaacagacatgactctgtagtggaagtcactgcattaaaaacagacatgactctgtagtggaagtcactgtatggGCTCAAAATCTCCCTTCACTGCATGCATGTTGTTACTCAGCCCGTTGAACTCCTCACTGACCTTTTTTTGTTCCTCCAGCTTTGTTTCTGGATAAAGTGAAGCTGATTGAGTGGGAAGATGATGGAAGAGAGCGGGATCGAGACTACGCCTCCTGCCAGcccttcacctcctctgacGGAGGCTGCTTTAGTCAGCAGCCCCCCCATGACTGCAGGTAGGACAGGTCACCGGACAGCTTCTCTTGCTGCTGTGGACTTATTCAGTGTCGCGCTGAGACTCTAAAGTCTAATGGCCTATCGGTCTAAACTCAGGTTTTCTGCAAAGCTGCAGAGTTATTTTCTTCTCCTGggtatatcttatcttagagATAACAGAGGTCACTCTGATGATAGAGAGAGTTATTTAAAGACTGGAGTTAATTGTTCATCTCTGAATGTTTCACTGATGTTCGTTttcgtgtgtttttgtgtttcaggtctGTCCAGTCCTCCGTCCCTCCTCAGCACCACCGCAATCGCCTCCTTCCCCCCTGGCCCCTCCCTCCCCGCATTCAGCAGCCCCCTTCCCTCAgccccttctctctcctctcagttcccccctccctcctccctctcctcccccttcaCCAGCAGCTCCCCCTTCCCCCCCTCGGCCTCCCCCTCCGTGCCTCCTCTGGCCTCCTCCTTCAGACCTCCTCCCTCCATGGCTCCTGGCATGTCGCCCCCTCCTGCGGGAGGTATGATGTCTGGCTTCTCCATGAGTGCAGGATATGACATCACACGGGGTCACGCCGGGCGGACGCCACAGACGCCACTGATGCCGACCTTCTCCAGTCCCACGGCGATGCCAGGTGAAAGACGGGCAGTTgttcctctctgactctgtgttcatgtttctaaTTTCTTCCCCCCCGTCCACCCTGACCTGTCTGATCATACCTTATAGGTGTGGTGTCGAACCCGATGGTCCAGCAGCCCGTGATGACCGGAGGAATAGAGGCCGGGTCTCCCATCACATTCCCGGAGGAGCAGGAGGATCCTCGAGCCTCTGCAGAGGCCAACGCTGGAGGAGGGATCTGGGGCTTCTTCAAGGTGACGTCTGACACTTTAACAAGTCTGAAGTTCTTTTGATTGATCATCGATGATTGAGTCACTTCTGATCCAGACCCTGACTGTGACATGCTTTCTGTCCTCGCTCTCAGGGAGTAGCCGGTAACCCGATGGTGAAAACGGTCCTGGATAAAACCAAACACTCAGTAGAGTCCATGATCACCACTCTGGACCCCGGCATGGCTCCGTACATCCGTGAGTCTACGTCCACACCTGGATGACCTGAAAATCAACGCACAGCCGTCCTCCCTAAACGTGTCTGCTGTTTGTCTGCAGGCTCTGGAGGAGACGTGGACATCGTAGTGACTTCAGATAAAGAGACGAGCGTGTCAGCGGTCAGAGACGCCTTCCAGGAGGTGTTTGGGATGGCCATGGTGACTGGAGAGCCCGGTCAGTCCAACATCGCCCCGCAGCCTGTGGGGTACGCTGCAGGAGTCAAGGTCAGT harbors:
- the prrc1 gene encoding protein PRRC1, with product MMEESGIETTPPASPSPPLTEAALVSSPPMTAGLSSPPSLLSTTAIASFPPGPSLPAFSSPLPSAPSLSSQFPPPSSLSSPFTSSSPFPPSASPSVPPLASSFRPPPSMAPGMSPPPAGGMMSGFSMSAGYDITRGHAGRTPQTPLMPTFSSPTAMPGVVSNPMVQQPVMTGGIEAGSPITFPEEQEDPRASAEANAGGGIWGFFKGVAGNPMVKTVLDKTKHSVESMITTLDPGMAPYIRSGGDVDIVVTSDKETSVSAVRDAFQEVFGMAMVTGEPGQSNIAPQPVGYAAGVKGAQERIDSLRRAGVIHEKQPVVSLENFIAELFPDKWFDMGCLILEDPGLNIRIEVFTQATPVSLDHIQQAQSLTPPDYSLRWSGLIVTVGEVLERSIPNINRMDWHQAMTGMSQRHMIQSAAKALAGLYKQQLPPRTM